In the Leptospira fainei serovar Hurstbridge str. BUT 6 genome, ATTTTCAAACTTCTCACGGCCCATCTCTTTTACAGAACTTTGAAAAAATTAACCCGATTCGATATTCCCATCGATACGGGTGATTTTCGTATTATGAGTCGCAGAGTTACCGACGTATTAGTCTCCATGAGAGAACAACATCGGTATATCCGCGGACTAATCGCTTGGATCGGATTTCGCCAAACAGGATTGGAGTACGATCGTGATGAGCGTTTCGACGGTGAAACCAAATTTTCCGTCGGGAAGATGCTAAAATTCGCATTAGACGGAATCACTTCTTTTTCCTCAGCGCCTTTAAAGCTCTCGTCTTATCTGGGCTTCTCCGCCGCATTTGCCGGAGCCTTATACACGATTTATATTTTATATTTGAAGCTATTTACGAATAATACCATTCAAGGCTGGACCTCGGTAATGATCGTGGTTCTGATACTTGGCGGGATTCAGCTACTTGCGCTCGGGATGATCGGGGAATATTTAAGTAGAGTTAACGACCAATCCAAGAATCGTCCTCTGTATGTGGTCGAAAAAATTTATTCCACTGAGACGGCGACGGCTCCTAAAAAGAAATCGGTCCGGAGCTAACGATCTTTCT is a window encoding:
- a CDS encoding glycosyltransferase family 2 protein, whose amino-acid sequence is MASKPPLLSVVIPIYNEEKTIPELAKRLNSLLKILKTKFGFGPADSEILFVNDGSRDESAEILKELCESTPGFFLVNLSRNYGHQLAITAGIDVARGEAVAVMDGDLQDPPEFVADLFEKMKDGFDVVYARRRTREGESIFKLLTAHLFYRTLKKLTRFDIPIDTGDFRIMSRRVTDVLVSMREQHRYIRGLIAWIGFRQTGLEYDRDERFDGETKFSVGKMLKFALDGITSFSSAPLKLSSYLGFSAAFAGALYTIYILYLKLFTNNTIQGWTSVMIVVLILGGIQLLALGMIGEYLSRVNDQSKNRPLYVVEKIYSTETATAPKKKSVRS